A stretch of DNA from Basfia succiniciproducens:
CGGACGGAACGGTAAAAAGTTCCATTTACTGCCGGCAGCCTCGAGTACGTCCAGCGTATCAATACCGACACGTTCAAAAATAATTGATAGTTCATTCACCAAAGCGATATTTAAATCACGTTGAGTATTCTCAATGACTTTCGCCGCTTCCGCCACTTTAATGCTTGAAGCTTTATGGGTACCAGCTTCAATAATACTAGCGTACATTTGATCAACAATATCCGCCACTTCAGGCGTACTACCGCTGGTGATTTTTTTAATTTTAGTCAAAGTATTGACTTTATCGCCCGGGTTAATCCGCTCCGGGCTGTAACCCGCAAAAAAATCTTGATTGAATTTCAAACCGGAAACTTTTTCCAGAACAGGAATACAGACTTCTTCGGTAGCGCCGGGATAAACCGTGGATTCATATACCACAATATCGCCTTGTTTCAGCACTTTGCCGATAGATTCACTGGCTTTTTGCAGAGGCGTTAAATCCGGACGATTCACATCGTCGATAGGTGTCGGAACGGTGACAATAAAGAAATTACATTGTTTAAGCTGTTCCAGATCAGAAGTGAAAGAAAGATGAGTCGCCGACTTAAGGGCTTCCGACGATACTTCCAAAGTACGGTCTTTGCCCTCTGACAGTTCTTTCACCCTATTCGGGCTGATATCAAAACCGACAGTAAATCGATGTTTACCGAACTCTACCGCAAGCGGTAAACCGACATAGCCAAGACCAATAACGCCAACTTTATAGCTATTTAAATTCATAAAAATATACCCCATATTTTTTTCAAAAATTAAAAAATGGTTTAAATAAAAAAATCAAATAAAAAAATTCA
This window harbors:
- the tviB gene encoding Vi polysaccharide biosynthesis UDP-N-acetylglucosamine C-6 dehydrogenase TviB, with amino-acid sequence MNLNSYKVGVIGLGYVGLPLAVEFGKHRFTVGFDISPNRVKELSEGKDRTLEVSSEALKSATHLSFTSDLEQLKQCNFFIVTVPTPIDDVNRPDLTPLQKASESIGKVLKQGDIVVYESTVYPGATEEVCIPVLEKVSGLKFNQDFFAGYSPERINPGDKVNTLTKIKKITSGSTPEVADIVDQMYASIIEAGTHKASSIKVAEAAKVIENTQRDLNIALVNELSIIFERVGIDTLDVLEAAGSKWNFLPFRPGLVGGHCIGVDPYYLTHKAEEVGYNPQVILAGRRINDNMSQYVAQETIKLMLNNNIDVAHAKVGILGVTFKENCPDIRNSKVVDVVTELKNWGVEVVVADPWADAQEVKHEYGLDLSSVDENNPVDALIVAVGHKEFRDLSAETLRSYLRTSKPVLADVKSLFDRDALAQQGITVFRL